ATAACGAGGCATCACCACAGCTCCAGCAGCACACAGCAACGATAATATCCATTGGTGATAAAATAGATATCCGATCATCGCGAACAGCACTCCACTAAAGAGAATGCACATACTTTTTTGTACAGTCGATAATGTATACACCGTATAATCTGGCAGAGAAGGGACCTCACGTGACACTTGCTTGGCAGTCGCCTTTCCTGTTCTCATGCCGATACTCCTCCCTTGTGCCAGATTTCCGGCTTGATCCCGGCCATTTGCAGCTTCAATGTATGTTGTAGCCCCCCACCACAACGTTCCAGTTCCCCTACAATTTGTCCTTTACTTTCTCCGTGTTCCTGGAAGCGATAAAGGGGATTCAGCGTCACCTCACCATGTTCAAAACCAATCACTTCGCTAATTTCCAGCACCCTTCTGGATTTGTCGCGTAGCCGTGACAGATGAACGAATATATCAATGGCCGAGCTGATCTGCTGCCGTACTACTCCAAGCGGAAGCTCTGCCCCACCGAGTACCATCGTTTCCAGCCGGCTGACCATATCGCGGATATTATTCGAGTGCCCAGTTGACAACGATCCATCATGTCCCGTGTTCATCGCTTGCAGCATATCCAACGCCTCACTCCCTCTGACCTCACCCACCACAATGCGGTTAGGTCGCATACGTAAGGATGAACGAATCAGATCGCGAATCGTGATTTCTCCCTTCCCCTCGGTATTCGCGTTCCGTGTTTCCATGGAAACTAGGTTGGGGACAGTCACAATTTGTAGCTCTGCCGAATCTTCAATCGTAATAATCCGTTCAGACGAAGGGATGAACTGGGATAATGCATTCAGAAAAGTTGTTTTACCAGAGCCCGTTCCGCCGCTTATAAAAATGTTGTACTTGCTACGTACCAAGTCTTTGAGCATAGCGGCGGCTTCTGTATTGAGTGCACCCATTCGTATCAAATCATCCATCGTCATGGGACGCTCGGGAAACTTCCGTATGGTCATCGTCGGACCCTTGAGAGCAACTGGCGGCAGCACGATATTCACACGTGATCCGTCCTTTAGTCGGGCATCCACAATAGGAGAAGCCTCATTCACAATTCGGTTCACCCCGGCTACAATCGTCTGGATCAAATCCTCCAGTCGTTCGCGGGATTCGAATTGATCGGGCACCTGAATCACCTCACCTGCCCGCTCCACGAAGATTTCCCGATGACTATTGATCATAATTTCCGTTACGGTCGGGTCGTCAATCAACGGCTGGAGCACATCCAGCCCACGGAAAGAGTTGAAAATTTTGCGGACAAGTGCATGCTTTTCTCGGGAAGTTAAGCTCGCCAGCTCTACGTCGTGTAAAATTCGCTTTTCGATATGCCGTACTAGATCTGTATCCTTTACCGAGGACGTTACGTCCAGCCCGTTACGAATATCCGCGCGCAATACCTTAAATTGTTCCTCATTCATGTCATCATCCCCTTAAGACCAAGCAACCGTCGACTGTGCTGTGCTCTCCATATCCAGCAGCTCGCGGCACAAATGACGAATTTCCCGCTGATAAATCGGTGAACTAAGCAGCAGCTCACGATGCTGCATTTGTTTCCATGAAGGTATATAGGGTAACGCTCCGTTCAGTTCCATGAAGTCACGAGGTAACGAGTTGATCATAGTTCCCATGTAGCGATTCACCACAAAGCTGGTTTTGCATATCATGGCTTCAAGCCCTTCAGGCTGTGTAGTTTCTAAAACATCCAGCCATAATCCGCACTTGTGCATACTCATTAAATCGTCAGCCAGCAACCAGATCAGCTTATGACTAGCTTCAAGCACGGCTTGAGCCCGCTCACCATGTTCAGAATCGCAATCTACGATCACTACATCATACTGCCCGCTTTCAGCAATCGTTCGAATGAGCTCTTTCGCTTCATCACAAGTCATGTCTGTCAATTCCTTGCGATTATAGACAGGTTGAAACGTATCAGCCTGAATTTCAGGACGACGCACACAATACGAAGCCAAAGATAACGAAGTGTCCTC
This window of the Paenibacillus polymyxa genome carries:
- a CDS encoding CpaF family protein, with product MNEEQFKVLRADIRNGLDVTSSVKDTDLVRHIEKRILHDVELASLTSREKHALVRKIFNSFRGLDVLQPLIDDPTVTEIMINSHREIFVERAGEVIQVPDQFESRERLEDLIQTIVAGVNRIVNEASPIVDARLKDGSRVNIVLPPVALKGPTMTIRKFPERPMTMDDLIRMGALNTEAAAMLKDLVRSKYNIFISGGTGSGKTTFLNALSQFIPSSERIITIEDSAELQIVTVPNLVSMETRNANTEGKGEITIRDLIRSSLRMRPNRIVVGEVRGSEALDMLQAMNTGHDGSLSTGHSNNIRDMVSRLETMVLGGAELPLGVVRQQISSAIDIFVHLSRLRDKSRRVLEISEVIGFEHGEVTLNPLYRFQEHGESKGQIVGELERCGGGLQHTLKLQMAGIKPEIWHKGGVSA